The Candidatus Omnitrophota bacterium DNA window CGCTATTGCCCGCAAGACATCTCTTCTACGGCGGATGACCCTGGGCAACATGGAAAGCGCCCACAGGCTGCCGGCAACCAGGTCAGAACGCATGCGTAAGACATTGTAAATGATCAGGAGTGGATATAAGAATATATTGGAAAAAAGAATCGCCGGGTCATGTATATTTTTCCATACAAATAGATACGCGTTTCGCGCCGCCATCTTCTGCCGCCTCCTCTCGCCATAGACCTTCTTGAAAGATGCGGAATCTTCATGATACGCTACTGCGCTCTCCTCATAAACACACAGCCATCCCCTCTGCCATGCCCTATAGCACAGGTCCATGTCTTCGTATGTGCCCGGCAGGTATATTGGGTCATAGCCTCCCAGTGCCATGAATTTTTCTCTGTCATACGCGGCAGTGCTTCCCACGAAAAAGGTATAATCATTTTTATTCATATTCTTTAACTTATTCCTGAACAATCCCGTTCTAACTGAAAAATCCATACATCCGCCGGTTATGTTCACACCCTCCTTATCCAGGATCTTTGGCGCAGCCACGAAAACCTTATCATCATTCAATCTCTCTATCAGGCGATCTATGCAGCCCGGCGCCATGTAAGCATC harbors:
- a CDS encoding glycosyltransferase translates to MDAHIVILNYNGVDILKEYLPLVVKEAGNSSHNVKVTVLDNKSSDNSVAFIKENFPSVNVVVAKVNRIVASYNDFLGTIPEKIILLLNNDAYMAPGCIDRLIERLNDDKVFVAAPKILDKEGVNITGGCMDFSVRTGLFRNKLKNMNKNDYTFFVGSTAAYDREKFMALGGYDPIYLPGTYEDMDLCYRAWQRGWLCVYEESAVAYHEDSASFKKVYGERRRQKMAARNAYLFVWKNIHDPAILFSNIFLYPLLIIYNVLRMRSDLVAGSLWALSMLPRVIRRRRDVLRAIAVSDKKIRQIFEAEK